A window of the Streptomyces griseochromogenes genome harbors these coding sequences:
- the mraY gene encoding phospho-N-acetylmuramoyl-pentapeptide-transferase, translating into MMNQILFSGVIGLFLTLVGTPLLIKLLARKGYGQYIRDDGPREHASKRGTPTMGGIAFILATVAAYFLSKVITGKPPTFSGLLVLGLMVGMGLVGFLDDYIKIVKRRSLGLRAKAKMAGQLIVGISFAVLSLMFSDARGNTPASTKLSFITDFGWSIGPVLFVIWALFMILAMSNGVNLTDGLDGLATGASVLVFGAYTFIGVWQFQESCANAGTLTNPHACYEVRDPLDLAVVASALMGACLGFLWWNTSPAKIFMGDTGSLALGGVLTGLAILSRTELLVAIMGGLFVLITMSVVIQVGSFRLTGKRVFRMAPLQHHFELKGWSEVLVVVRFWIIQGICVIVGLGLFYAGWAAEK; encoded by the coding sequence ATGATGAACCAGATCCTGTTCTCGGGAGTCATCGGCCTCTTTCTGACGCTGGTCGGCACCCCGCTGCTGATCAAGCTGCTCGCCCGCAAGGGCTACGGCCAGTACATCCGTGACGACGGCCCGCGCGAGCACGCCAGCAAGCGCGGTACGCCGACCATGGGTGGTATCGCCTTCATCCTGGCGACGGTCGCCGCCTACTTCCTCAGCAAGGTGATCACCGGCAAGCCGCCGACCTTCTCCGGGCTGCTGGTGCTCGGGCTGATGGTCGGCATGGGCCTGGTCGGCTTCCTGGACGACTACATCAAGATCGTCAAGCGGCGTTCGCTGGGTCTGCGGGCCAAGGCGAAGATGGCCGGCCAGCTGATCGTCGGCATCTCCTTCGCCGTGCTGTCGCTGATGTTCTCCGACGCGCGCGGCAACACCCCGGCCTCCACCAAGCTGTCGTTCATCACGGACTTCGGCTGGTCGATCGGCCCGGTGCTGTTCGTGATCTGGGCGCTGTTCATGATCCTCGCGATGTCGAACGGCGTGAACCTCACCGACGGTCTGGACGGCCTGGCCACCGGCGCCTCCGTGCTCGTCTTCGGCGCCTACACGTTCATCGGCGTCTGGCAGTTCCAGGAGTCCTGCGCCAACGCGGGCACCCTGACCAACCCCCACGCCTGCTACGAGGTGCGCGACCCGCTCGACCTCGCCGTGGTCGCCTCCGCGCTGATGGGCGCCTGCCTGGGCTTCCTGTGGTGGAACACCTCGCCGGCGAAGATCTTCATGGGCGACACCGGCTCGCTCGCCCTCGGCGGCGTCCTCACCGGCCTGGCCATCCTCTCCCGCACGGAGCTGCTGGTGGCCATCATGGGCGGCCTGTTCGTCCTCATCACCATGTCGGTCGTCATCCAGGTCGGCTCCTTCCGGCTCACCGGAAAGCGCGTCTTCCGCATGGCGCCACTGCAGCATCACTTCGAACTCAAGGGCTGGTCCGAGGTCCTGGTGGTGGTCCGGTTCTGGATCATCCAGGGCATCTGTGTAATTGTCGGACTGGGCCTCTTCTATGCAGGATGGGCAGCGGAAAAGTGA